The sequence GAAATGGCTATAATTGAATTAGTTTAATAAGCAATTTATTAGATTAATAGAAATAAGAGGGACTATTTGAGGTTCCTCTTTTTTGCTTATGAATAAAAAGTTCTTGATAATATTGGAGGTGTAAGGTATAATCTAATTAACTGTTCAAGGTTACTGATTGTTTAAAATTGTAGAGCCTTCTCTATAGTTTTCATATCTTCAACGCTGAACGAGAATTTTTTGATTTTTTGGAGGTTATAAAATGCTAAAAGGTACAGTTAAATGGTTTAACAAAGAAAAAGGATTTGGATTTTTAACAAGTGAGGATGGAGCAGATTATTTTGTACACTTCACTGGAATCGTTGGAGAAGGATTCAGAACTTTAGAAGAAGGTCAAGAAGTAACTTTTGAAGTATCAGAAGGAAAAAAAGGACCTATGGCAGTAGAAGTTTCTGCTAAATAGGTTATATCAATATTGATCTGAAAAAAGAGGTCTTTAAAAAGACCTTTTTTTCTTGGCTTAGTAATGTGTATATGCATAATAATAAAATTATATTACTGCATTCTCCCAAATCTCTTTTCTGCTTCCATAACTAAAAGGACAGCGGATTTTCTAAAAAATCTCTGAAAAATAATTATTGACATTG comes from Fusobacterium sp. and encodes:
- a CDS encoding cold-shock protein, which gives rise to MLKGTVKWFNKEKGFGFLTSEDGADYFVHFTGIVGEGFRTLEEGQEVTFEVSEGKKGPMAVEVSAK